The proteins below come from a single Polynucleobacter necessarius genomic window:
- the gatA gene encoding Asp-tRNA(Asn)/Glu-tRNA(Gln) amidotransferase subunit GatA produces MSWHNTPIALMAKALAEKKVSSKELTQHFLERIETGKRWNAFIDVNAHLSLEQADKADSLISSGNAGKLTGIPIAHKDVFVTRGWKSTAASKILANYQSPFDATVVANLGIPGEGNPHGAGMVCLGKTNMDEFAMGSSNENSAYGPVLNPWNAAHVAGGSSGGSAAAVAAGLAPIATGTDTGGSIRQPAAFCGLTGIKPTYGRVSRYGMIAYASSLDQAGPMGKTAEDCALLLSAMSSHDPKDSTSLADAGEDYGRYLNQPWQDSNANSAKPLEGLRIGLPKEFFAESLASDVAKSVNEAAKILESLGAKLVDVSLPKTKLSIPVYYVLAPAEASSNLSRFDGVRYGHRASNYKDLGDMYQRSRTEGFGAEVRRRILIGTYVLCHGYYDAYYLQAQKIRRIIASDFQAAFKECDVILGSVAPDVAWRLGEKSNDPVQMYLEDIYTLSTNLAGLPAMSAPCGFNANNLPIGMQLIGNYFSEARLLQVAHQYQQSTDWHLRQASEVA; encoded by the coding sequence ATGAGTTGGCACAACACCCCAATTGCCTTGATGGCGAAAGCTTTAGCTGAAAAAAAGGTTTCCAGTAAGGAGCTTACACAGCACTTTTTAGAGCGCATTGAGACTGGAAAACGGTGGAATGCGTTTATAGATGTGAATGCTCACTTAAGCTTAGAGCAAGCAGATAAAGCAGATTCATTAATTTCTTCTGGAAATGCCGGCAAATTGACGGGGATTCCGATTGCGCACAAAGATGTATTCGTGACCCGTGGCTGGAAGTCCACTGCAGCCTCCAAGATTTTGGCCAACTATCAAAGTCCTTTTGATGCCACCGTGGTTGCCAACCTCGGAATTCCGGGTGAAGGTAACCCCCATGGTGCAGGCATGGTTTGCTTGGGTAAAACCAATATGGACGAGTTTGCGATGGGCTCATCCAATGAAAATTCAGCCTATGGACCGGTTCTCAATCCCTGGAATGCTGCTCACGTGGCTGGGGGGTCCTCTGGCGGATCTGCGGCTGCAGTTGCAGCAGGCTTAGCTCCGATTGCCACTGGGACCGATACGGGCGGCTCAATTCGTCAGCCTGCCGCATTTTGTGGATTAACGGGGATTAAGCCTACTTACGGGCGCGTTTCCCGCTACGGGATGATTGCCTATGCTTCTTCTTTGGATCAGGCTGGCCCCATGGGCAAGACGGCTGAGGATTGCGCGTTATTGCTTTCGGCAATGTCATCACATGATCCAAAAGATTCCACCTCGCTGGCAGACGCTGGTGAGGACTATGGTCGTTACCTCAATCAACCTTGGCAAGATAGCAATGCAAATTCTGCGAAGCCATTAGAGGGATTGCGTATTGGATTGCCAAAAGAATTCTTTGCAGAGAGTTTGGCGAGTGATGTTGCTAAATCAGTTAATGAAGCTGCCAAAATTTTAGAAAGCTTAGGGGCTAAGCTGGTTGACGTTAGTCTTCCTAAAACGAAACTCTCCATTCCGGTTTATTACGTTTTAGCTCCTGCGGAAGCATCAAGCAATTTGAGTCGTTTCGATGGTGTGCGTTATGGCCATCGTGCAAGCAACTACAAAGACTTAGGCGATATGTATCAAAGATCTCGAACCGAAGGTTTTGGTGCAGAAGTCAGGCGGCGTATTTTGATAGGCACTTACGTTCTTTGTCACGGTTACTATGACGCTTACTATTTGCAAGCACAAAAAATCCGACGCATTATTGCTTCGGATTTTCAGGCGGCATTTAAAGAATGTGATGTCATCCTTGGGTCTGTAGCGCCAGATGTGGCTTGGCGCTTAGGTGAAAAATCAAACGATCCTGTGCAAATGTATTTAGAGGATATTTATACGCTCTCAACCAATTTGGCAGGCTTGCCAGCAATGAGCGCCCCTTGCGGATTTAATGCGAATAATTTGCCAATTGGCATGCAATTAATTGGAAATTATTTTTCTGAAGCGCGCCTATTACAAGTAGCCCATCAATATCAGCAGTCTACTGATTGGCATTTACGTCAAGCAAGCGAGGTGGCATGA
- the gatC gene encoding Asp-tRNA(Asn)/Glu-tRNA(Gln) amidotransferase subunit GatC, translated as MKLNDVQRIAHLSRLELSQAEAEAVLPQLQAVFSLVEEMQAVDTIGLEPLAHPILFLRELAQPLRADHVTESDDRAQNMQSAPAQQDGYFLVPKVIE; from the coding sequence ATGAAACTTAATGATGTCCAGCGCATTGCGCACCTTTCCAGGCTTGAGTTAAGTCAGGCAGAAGCCGAGGCAGTTTTGCCCCAACTACAGGCGGTTTTTTCCCTTGTGGAAGAAATGCAGGCTGTCGATACAATCGGGCTAGAGCCACTCGCCCACCCCATTTTATTTTTACGTGAACTGGCCCAACCTTTGCGCGCCGATCACGTCACCGAATCTGATGACCGTGCTCAAAATATGCAATCTGCCCCCGCTCAACAGGATGGCTATTTCTTGGTTCCAAAGGTGATTGAATGA
- a CDS encoding rod shape-determining protein, whose product MFGFFRSFFSNDLAIDLGTANTLIYMRERGIVLDEPSVVAIRQEGGPNGKKTILAIGKEAKAMLGRVPGNIEAIRPMKDGVIADFTITEQMLKQFIKLVHESKLLKFSLRIIICVPCGSTQVERRAIRESALGAGASQVFLIEEPMAAAIGSGLPVSEAAGSMVVDIGGGTTEVGVMSLGGMVYKGSVRVGGDKFDEAITNYIRRNYGMLIGEQTAELIKKTIGSAFPGTEVREMEVKGRNLSEGIPRSFTVTSNEILEALTDPLNQIVTAVKAALEQIPPELASDIAECGMMLTGGGALLRDLDRLLLEETGLPIHVAEDPLTCVARGCGIALERMDKLGGVFSHE is encoded by the coding sequence ATGTTTGGTTTTTTCCGTAGCTTCTTTTCCAATGACCTAGCCATCGACCTAGGAACCGCGAACACCTTAATTTATATGCGTGAGCGGGGCATTGTCCTTGATGAGCCATCGGTTGTGGCAATTCGCCAAGAAGGCGGTCCAAACGGCAAAAAGACCATTTTGGCAATTGGAAAAGAAGCAAAAGCAATGTTGGGACGCGTTCCCGGCAATATTGAGGCCATTCGCCCCATGAAAGATGGTGTTATTGCTGATTTCACCATCACCGAGCAAATGCTCAAGCAATTTATCAAGTTGGTACATGAAAGCAAATTATTAAAGTTTAGTCTGCGCATCATCATTTGCGTTCCCTGCGGATCTACTCAAGTTGAACGTCGCGCGATTCGCGAGTCTGCTTTGGGTGCTGGTGCTTCACAAGTCTTTTTGATTGAGGAGCCTATGGCTGCTGCAATTGGTTCTGGACTACCAGTTTCCGAAGCGGCGGGTTCAATGGTAGTTGATATCGGTGGTGGCACAACCGAAGTTGGCGTGATGTCATTGGGTGGCATGGTCTACAAAGGATCAGTACGCGTTGGTGGTGATAAGTTTGATGAAGCGATCACCAATTACATCCGTCGCAACTACGGGATGTTGATTGGCGAACAAACTGCTGAGCTCATTAAGAAGACTATTGGCTCCGCCTTCCCAGGCACTGAGGTGCGTGAGATGGAAGTAAAGGGTCGCAATCTTTCAGAAGGTATTCCACGTAGTTTCACTGTTACCAGCAATGAAATTCTTGAGGCACTAACAGATCCATTGAATCAAATCGTGACTGCAGTTAAGGCGGCGCTTGAACAAATTCCACCTGAGCTCGCATCAGATATTGCCGAGTGCGGCATGATGCTGACAGGCGGTGGCGCCTTATTGCGTGACCTTGATCGCCTGTTGTTAGAAGAAACCGGTTTGCCAATTCATGTTGCAGAAGACCCATTAACTTGCGTAGCACGTGGTTGTGGTATTGCACTTGAGCGCATGGAC